In Papaver somniferum cultivar HN1 chromosome 9, ASM357369v1, whole genome shotgun sequence, the genomic stretch CTTGGATTGAAGGACACCATTTTTATCGACATCATGATCTAGAGACTTGGTACTTGGCTCTCTCCCGCTTCCAACTCTGAGACTATAAGTTCTAAGTCTGGAAAGAACACGTTCGACCACTTCATTATTCGTTCCTCCAACATCAGACTCTGTATCATCCTTCTCTTCCAAGAGTTCTTTCAAATTGTTTCTACCAACAATACCTCTTCTTAATCCTAAATCAGACTGCACTCTCCTGGAATGTCCCATTGGTGAAGCAACATGAACACCCAAATGCCCATCATCCACCACATTTCCTCCTCTTTCTCCACGTCTTGTCCTAGAAATCAAGTTGGCATTGTTTCTAGATTCAACAGCCGGACCAACAATGTCATCTACCATCATACACGGATTACTAACCGAAAATCCATTCCACGCATGAATGGGGACCAATTTACTCAAAACTGTAAGACCCTCAACCACATCTCTCATTGAAGGTCTTCTTTCTCTACATGACCTTACACATTTTGAAGCAATTAAAACCAATTGCTTCCTCACAAAAGGGTCTTTTGGTGGCACAATTCTGGGATCATAGATGTTAATCAACTTCCCTTTTCTAAGAAGTGGAATTGCCCAATCCACAATGGAAGGCGGTGAATGCCCAACATCAATTGCTTTCCTACCACTAATGATTTCCAATAAAAGAATTCCAAAACTAAATACATCTGTTTTAGTACTTAAATTATCAGGAGTTAAATAACCAGGATCAAGATAACCAATTGTACCTGCAGGAGGAGTAGATCTCAGCCGAAAATCATCGACATGACACCGCAGAGCTAAACCAAAATCACCAAGACGAGCACCAAAATGTCTATCAATCAATATGTTCGCTGATTTAATATCTCTATGAATTACAGGAGGATGCAATGTATGAAGTGTATCAATGGCTTTAGCTGTTTGAAGAGCAAGTCTAATTCTTCGAGACCAATTCGGTACTGGGCGAGCATTAGAATGAAGTACTTCATAAAGGGTTCCATTACTCATGAACTCAACGACTAACAAACGGTCTATAGAATCATCAGTAGTAAAACCAAGTAAATTCACAAGACGTGGGCTCTGGATCTTCGAAAGAATATCAA encodes the following:
- the LOC113310885 gene encoding serine/threonine-protein kinase-like protein At3g51990, with the translated sequence MGYLSCNAESAILTSNSTTKNKPTKKKEEEESKLEKPIKYEEFQYKDLQLATNNFSEQKILGKGSHGCVYKAVLRNGRLVAVKKPSRSSSSLSLTSNNNSDSKNEVDNEIDILSKIQSPRLVNLLGFTTDDSIDRLLVVEFMSNGTLYEVLHSNARPVPNWSRRIRLALQTAKAIDTLHTLHPPVIHRDIKSANILIDRHFGARLGDFGLALRCHVDDFRLRSTPPAGTIGYLDPGYLTPDNLSTKTDVFSFGILLLEIISGRKAIDVGHSPPSIVDWAIPLLRKGKLINIYDPRIVPPKDPFVRKQLVLIASKCVRSCRERRPSMRDVVEGLTVLSKLVPIHAWNGFSVSNPCMMVDDIVGPAVESRNNANLISRTRRGERGGNVVDDGHLGVHVASPMGHSRRVQSDLGLRRGIVGRNNLKELLEEKDDTESDVGGTNNEVVERVLSRLRTYSLRVGSGREPSTKSLDHDVDKNGVLQSKKNQSVRGMFTTKSFRHDILGCSTGGTLPIQASDPV